Below is a genomic region from Nostoc sp. PCC 7120 = FACHB-418.
TTCTTGTGCCATAACTGCAAACTCCCACTGTTGTAGAAGCAAACGACATAGCCAATAAACCCAGTATTATTTACCCGACTGGAGTGTAGTTGCTGTAATCCAGCTTATACCAACTTTTTATTTTGGGTTAAAAACCTCTTCTTCACCTTTCCAAGCGAGGTTTTACTAATTTCCACACTAAATAATAGTCATCTCCATACACCAGATTTGGCTTTAACTTATACTTTGTCGCTATTTGCTGCCGCCAAGCATTCGTGGGATTGAGTAAGAAAATATCTGTAAAATCATTAGGGATATTAGGCACAGTTTGGTCTGATAATAACTGAAATCTCACCTTTGTTTCTGCAAGATAACTTAAAGAAAATACATTACTATAATTAATATCGGAGAAATTAGTAATTAGTAGTGGGCGAGATTTTTGATTAATAAATCTCGCAATCTGAGGATTACCATAACTTACATCCTTATTCCACCAAGTGTCTGCTTGATAAAACACTATAGAAGATATTAAACCACAAACAATTAATAATCTAGTTATTATCTGCCAGATTCGGCGCTGGGACAGATTGCTGTTATACACTTGTGTAGCTAGTAAATAAGCGACAATGGTTTGCATTCCTAAATATGAGGGTAATAAATAAGGTTCAGAACCAGGATGAATACCGCCTGAATCTAAACCTTGCACGATTAAGGGTAAAGCAGGTACTACAATTAAAATGAGCAGAAATAACCAAACTTGATAGCTGGTTGTGCGATATAAGAAATAAATAGCGTAGACAACTAAGAATAAAAAAATAGGTGAGATAAAATAATTTATTTGATTATCTAAACCGAGATTTAAATCAAAAAAGCTCCTACTCAACTGCACTAAGACAAAAGGAATTAAAGGGATGATATTCAGGTCTTGGCTGTTTGTGCCATCTGATGAAAGGATAAACTGGAAGAACCTAGCGAAAACAATCATCAGCCAGGGGGAAAATGCCAAAAAACCAAAAACTGTCGCTATGAGATAAGACCTCACGGTTTCAGTAAAGCGTAATTTGGCAATTAATATTACATAAATACCATGAGCGAGCGCCACAAATATCGTCCACAAACAGGTATATAAACTCAAAGCCAAAGTGATTCCATAAATCCCCCAAATTGTAAAGGTGTCTGATTTCTGGGTTGATTGCAAACGTATCGCTCTGAGTAATGCCGTACTAGCAAGTATGATTGTGACCAACCAGAGGATATATTCTCTGCCGTCTTGGGCGTATACTAGGTGCATAGGCGAATTAGCCATGAGAGCGATCGCTAAACTAGGTAGCGCTAAAGTCACATTAAATAACTCTCGACAAAGCCAATAAAGGCACGGAAAAACTAATAAACTAATCAGCGCCGATAAACATCTAATTACTGTTACAGAATTACCAAATATTTCTACCCAAAATCTCACCACAATAAAATACAATGGCGATTTTTGCGGGCTTTCCAATGCTATGGACATGACTGTATCATTAAAATTTTTGTTCAAATTAGGGCTTTGAAACTCCAGAAAGTTTTCCCTAGAGATTATCTGACCATTAAACATTTGTTCTTTTACCTCAGCTACCGTATAGCCAGAAATCCTTAATGAAGTATAAATCTCATTCGCAGAGTAAACTTTTCTATCAATATAAACAAATCGAAAAAGTATACACATTACTAAAAGCAAAATTGTTAAAAACCTTAACCAACTCGGCACAAGAGAGAAATCCCGCATAATATTTTTATCGAAGCAGAATCATTTGGATAGTTAAATTTGGTACATACTAAATAGATAAAGATAAAGTATGTCTACTTATTATCCGCGATTTATAGGAAAATTTGCCCCCTGACCAAGCAAGGAAAGCGGATATCTAGGTTTGGTGCAAGATATGAGCCTCCCACGCGCGTGATCGCACACTCCCTCAAAATATCCCTGTTTTGTCACTCTCGCAGCAGTATAATAAGGTACAAATGCTAGGATCAAGACACAGAGTATGGTACAGCCCCGTCCAGCCGCACCAACAGTCAAATTCGTGGACGAATATTGGGGGACTGCCGGGATATGGATACCGTTGGCGAAACATTACTTAACATAAAAACGGCGGTTTTTCCGTGTAATACATGGAAAAGATAAACTCGTCTCTCCGTGTAATACACGGAGAGAAAAAAATTTAGTTAGCTGCCTCAATAATCAATAAACTAGAAGAAATACTTGTGGAGGCAGTATATGTGCTTACATCCTGAAGAAATTCCTCCTATTCCCGATGAAACGGTACGCATAGCCAAGGCCGCATTCCCAAAAGGTAATCTTTATATGCGACTGCGTGATGAACTTGGAGTCTTTTACCAGGATGAAGATTTCGCATCACTGTATCCACAACGGGGTCAGCCAGCGCAAGCACCTTGGCGGTTAGCGATGATACTGGTGATGCAATATCTAGAAAATTTATCTGATAGACAAGCAACCCAAGCAGTGCAAGGGCGGATTGATTGGAAATACGCTTTGTCGTTGGAGTTGACAGACCCCGGTTTTGATTTTAGTGTTTTAAGCGAATTCCGTGACCGATTAATTACAGGTGGAGTTGAGCGGCAAATACTAGACTTGATGCTGTCGAAATTTCAGCAACTCAAACTACTATCAGCAAGGGGAAAACAACGCACTGACTCAACCCATATATTAGCTGTAGTCAGGGAACTAACAAGACTGGAACATTTGGGGGAAACTCTCCGGTATGCCTTGAATGCTGTCGCTGAAGTTGCACCTATTTGGCTGAAGTCACTAGCTCCGGTCGAGTGGTATGACCGCTATAGCAGACGTTTTGAAGATACCCGATTGCCAAGAACAGCTTCAGAGCGAGAAGCCTTAGCCCAGACAATAGGGGCTGATGGCTTTTATTTACTCGATAACATCTATTCCCAAACTTCCCCCATCCAACTGCGACAACTGCCAGCCGTAGAAATCTTGCGTCAGGTTTGGTTACAGCAATACTATGCACCAACAGACAATATCCAGTTACGCAACGAAAAAGATGGGCCACCTTCTGCGGTACGAATTCGCTCTCCCTATGATTTAGATGCGCGTAACAGCACCAAACGCACTACTAACTGGACAGGTTACAAAGTGCATTTGACAGAAAGTTGTGATGAAGACTCACCTCACATGATCACTCATGTAGAAACGACTGTTGCCACAACTCAAGACGTAACAGTTGTTCCCTCAATTCACCAAGCTCTGGGCGAAAAAAACCTCCTGCCTCAACAGCATTTGGTTGACCAAGCATACACATCAGCACAATTACTTTCTAGCTCAGAGCGAGACTATGACATTGACCTGTTGGGGCCAGTAGCTCTCAATGTCGGATGGCAAGCAAAGGCGGGACTAGGATTTGATTTATCTCACTTTAAAATAGATTGGCAGCAGAAAGCGGTCTATTGTCCTCAAGGTAAGCGTAGTTACCTTTGGAAGAAGAATAAAAATTTTTATGATAAACCCCTAATTTACGTTGAGTTTCGGCAGCGTGATTGTTTGGCTTGTCCAGTTCGCAGCCAATGTACTCGTGCAAAAACCAACCCGCGCGGATTAAGCATACAAGTGCAATCTGATTATGAAGCTCTTCAAAAAGCTAGAGACCGACAAAAAACTGAGGAATTTCAAAAACAGTATGAGCTGCGTTCAGGCATTGAAGGTACTATCTCTCAAGGAATTCGAGCTTTTGAATTGCGCGATTGCCGTTATATTGGGTTAGCTAAAACTCATCTACAGCATATCCTAACTGCTGCCGCTATCAATCTCAGTCGAGTTTTCGCGTGGTTGGAGCAGATCCCAAGAGCTAAAACTCGCTCCTCACACTTTGCAAGGCTGGCAGACTCTACTGCGCGCTAGATAATACTCGTTTAGACTGTTGCTCAAACATCAATAAGATTTAAGTATTTTACCGTGTATTACATGGGTAAACATCGTCATTTCTAGTTACATTTACGGTGTAATACACGGGTGTGCTGATGTTGAAACGCGATATTCAGGGAAAGTTTGCGCTCAAAAATGATGATTATCGTGAAGTACGTTCTTTGCGACTGACTGATGATACCTGGAAGAGCTTAGGGATAGCCTCTGAATGTTTTGGTTTAACCAGGGCTGACTATTTAGAACATATTGTTAGGCATAACGCCACCCCTTGTATTACACGGGAAGAGTCAGAATTTTTAGCCCCCCATCCAGGGGAAAACGAACCTCAACCGAGTATTACACGGCAGGGTGAGCTTCATCAGACATCTGATAAGCCTGCGAAACAGTCTGTTGGGTTGGCGATAGAGGAACTTGAAATTTTACGTGACCGTGTTTTGTCTGAACTGAAGTTAGGTAAGCAGGCTACTGGGTATAAAACTGCTCATAAGGTTCTCAATCGTTTTATTGCTGAACTAATCGGTTCAGTTTAGCTGTTTGGGGAATTCGCCAACGGTATCGGATATGTGGAAATTAGGACACGTTGTAAAGAAATATTGCAGTTCCTATTTAATTGATTTACTAACTTGCCCCCAAATGGTGCAGGAGTATTCAAGTTTTTCTTTAGGTCGAGGGGAAGATAATACTCCCCCTCGACCTAACTCGATACCAAATTGATGTATCATTTTTTTACATATATTTTGATGTTTGTTTTCCACCTACTACTGCTCATTATTGGACACAATTGGGGTATATTTTGACCAGTGTTAAATGTGGGCGGTGAAATTGACCAAGATAATCTCACTTTTTAATCAAGCTGGTGGTGTCGCTAAAACAACAACAACCCAAAATCTTGGTTATCACCTTTCACTTCGTCGCCACAGAGTGCTGGTGATAGACATCGACCCCCAAGCCTCCCTAACAACCTTCATGGGGTTAGAACCGGCTGATTTAGAAAAAACTATTTACGATGCTCTGGTGTCTGAGTCTGATGAACCCATACCCATACATGGGGATTTACACAGCATGGACTTAGCTCCAGCTAACATCTTGCTGGCTAATGCAGAACAAGAGCTAATATTTGCTGAACTGCGCGAATTTCGGCTCAAAGAAGTATTAGTTCCTGTATTGGATAACTACGATTTTATTTTGATTGACTGCCCCCCCAGTTTGGGCATTCTCAGTCAAATTAGCTTGGTTGCCTCTACTCATGTATTGGTTCCCATTCAGTGCCAGTTCAAAGCATTGAAGGGGACAGACTCGCTATTAAAAACGGTCGCCAGAGTCCAGCGCAAGCTCAACCGCTCCCTGAAAATAGCGGGGTTTTTCCCTACCATGTACTCTGCTAGTAACTCTTTAGACCAAAGAACCCTAGAATCAATTCGTGAGCAACTGTCGAGTTTGTCCACGATATTTACACCACTACCTCGCGCTACCTCCCTAGCAGAAGC
It encodes:
- a CDS encoding glycosyltransferase family 39 protein yields the protein MRDFSLVPSWLRFLTILLLVMCILFRFVYIDRKVYSANEIYTSLRISGYTVAEVKEQMFNGQIISRENFLEFQSPNLNKNFNDTVMSIALESPQKSPLYFIVVRFWVEIFGNSVTVIRCLSALISLLVFPCLYWLCRELFNVTLALPSLAIALMANSPMHLVYAQDGREYILWLVTIILASTALLRAIRLQSTQKSDTFTIWGIYGITLALSLYTCLWTIFVALAHGIYVILIAKLRFTETVRSYLIATVFGFLAFSPWLMIVFARFFQFILSSDGTNSQDLNIIPLIPFVLVQLSRSFFDLNLGLDNQINYFISPIFLFLVVYAIYFLYRTTSYQVWLFLLILIVVPALPLIVQGLDSGGIHPGSEPYLLPSYLGMQTIVAYLLATQVYNSNLSQRRIWQIITRLLIVCGLISSIVFYQADTWWNKDVSYGNPQIARFINQKSRPLLITNFSDINYSNVFSLSYLAETKVRFQLLSDQTVPNIPNDFTDIFLLNPTNAWRQQIATKYKLKPNLVYGDDYYLVWKLVKPRLER
- a CDS encoding IS1182 family transposase, translated to MCLHPEEIPPIPDETVRIAKAAFPKGNLYMRLRDELGVFYQDEDFASLYPQRGQPAQAPWRLAMILVMQYLENLSDRQATQAVQGRIDWKYALSLELTDPGFDFSVLSEFRDRLITGGVERQILDLMLSKFQQLKLLSARGKQRTDSTHILAVVRELTRLEHLGETLRYALNAVAEVAPIWLKSLAPVEWYDRYSRRFEDTRLPRTASEREALAQTIGADGFYLLDNIYSQTSPIQLRQLPAVEILRQVWLQQYYAPTDNIQLRNEKDGPPSAVRIRSPYDLDARNSTKRTTNWTGYKVHLTESCDEDSPHMITHVETTVATTQDVTVVPSIHQALGEKNLLPQQHLVDQAYTSAQLLSSSERDYDIDLLGPVALNVGWQAKAGLGFDLSHFKIDWQQKAVYCPQGKRSYLWKKNKNFYDKPLIYVEFRQRDCLACPVRSQCTRAKTNPRGLSIQVQSDYEALQKARDRQKTEEFQKQYELRSGIEGTISQGIRAFELRDCRYIGLAKTHLQHILTAAAINLSRVFAWLEQIPRAKTRSSHFARLADSTAR
- a CDS encoding ParA family protein, with the protein product MWAVKLTKIISLFNQAGGVAKTTTTQNLGYHLSLRRHRVLVIDIDPQASLTTFMGLEPADLEKTIYDALVSESDEPIPIHGDLHSMDLAPANILLANAEQELIFAELREFRLKEVLVPVLDNYDFILIDCPPSLGILSQISLVASTHVLVPIQCQFKALKGTDSLLKTVARVQRKLNRSLKIAGFFPTMYSASNSLDQRTLESIREQLSSLSTIFTPLPRATSLAEAAEYGKPLALCPNKNPAILRIFDDIAEAMEVL